One region of Baekduia soli genomic DNA includes:
- a CDS encoding glycosyl hydrolase 2 galactose-binding domain-containing protein, whose amino-acid sequence MPRWPDIPGHDVRRLEGFEADGPPDDACDRTFRLRFDAEPASPGEEVVLALDGVATVFTATLNGTRVAEGSSMFVGVEADVGGLLRAGGNELVIHCRALADVLAGAPRRPRQRWRTRVVADGALRFVRTAVLGRAAGFAPGPPIVGPWRPVWLVRRRGVVVSDVALRPRLEGDDGVLEIAAHVRMAGGGAVPGPVSVVVGRPEGVHAGAPLTLEADGTLHGAVRVPSVARWWPHTHGAPALHDVALVVGAMQDTTVAGLGRTGFRDLSPGPGHDVDAEGLDLAVNDVPVFARGAVWTPVPADGLRATLQTARDAGLNLVRVPGIGVYEDDAFHDLCDELGLLVWQDFMFANLDYPIADEAFRAAVVQEAEQALARVAGRPSLAVLCGNSEVEQQAAMFGADPALGRGELFGELLPALAARAGADVPYVPSAPCGGALPMQPSRGVANYFGVGGYRRPLDDARRAGVRFASECLALANLPDGPVADGEGVMRDVGAPWDFADVRDHYLALLHDVDPAALKAADRERYLALSRTAGGEVMAAVMGEWRRAASPCAGAIVLWLRDLAPGAGWGLLDHTGAPKVALAHLRRVLAPRAVWITDEGLGGLDVHVANDGPEALRARLHVALLAGGAHVVAEAEADLEVGPHAVACRNAEGVLGRFADAAYAYRFGPPAHDVVVATLRDGGTVLGQACHFPAGRPGAPVEDLGLTAVAAAPAPDGTIAVTLSAARLAYGVRLAAAGLLPSDDDLVLVPGTPQTVVLTPRGGVATGAITVTALNAAGGTAAVAPAH is encoded by the coding sequence ATGCCGCGCTGGCCTGACATCCCGGGCCACGACGTCCGCCGCCTCGAGGGCTTCGAGGCCGACGGGCCGCCCGACGACGCCTGCGACCGCACGTTCCGGCTGCGCTTCGACGCCGAGCCCGCCTCGCCGGGCGAGGAGGTGGTCCTGGCCCTCGACGGCGTCGCGACCGTCTTCACCGCCACGCTGAACGGCACGCGGGTGGCCGAGGGCTCCTCGATGTTCGTCGGCGTGGAGGCCGACGTCGGCGGCCTGCTGCGCGCCGGCGGCAACGAGCTGGTGATCCACTGCCGCGCGCTGGCCGACGTGCTCGCCGGGGCGCCCCGGCGCCCGCGGCAGCGCTGGCGCACCCGCGTCGTGGCCGACGGCGCGCTGCGCTTCGTGCGCACCGCCGTCCTGGGGCGAGCGGCGGGCTTCGCGCCCGGGCCGCCGATCGTCGGCCCGTGGCGCCCGGTGTGGCTCGTGCGCCGCCGCGGCGTCGTGGTCTCCGACGTGGCGCTGCGCCCGCGCCTGGAGGGCGACGACGGCGTGCTGGAGATCGCGGCGCACGTGCGGATGGCCGGCGGCGGGGCGGTCCCCGGGCCGGTCTCGGTCGTCGTCGGGCGCCCCGAGGGCGTGCACGCCGGCGCCCCGCTGACCCTGGAGGCCGACGGCACGCTGCACGGCGCGGTGCGCGTCCCGTCCGTCGCGCGCTGGTGGCCGCACACCCACGGCGCGCCGGCCCTGCACGACGTCGCGCTCGTGGTCGGCGCCATGCAGGACACGACGGTCGCCGGCCTGGGGCGCACGGGCTTCCGCGACCTCTCCCCCGGGCCCGGCCACGACGTCGACGCCGAGGGCCTGGACCTCGCGGTCAACGACGTGCCGGTCTTCGCCCGCGGCGCGGTGTGGACCCCCGTGCCCGCCGACGGGCTGCGCGCCACGCTGCAGACCGCCCGCGACGCCGGGCTGAACCTCGTGCGCGTCCCCGGCATCGGCGTCTACGAGGACGACGCGTTCCACGACCTGTGCGACGAGCTCGGCCTGCTGGTCTGGCAGGACTTCATGTTCGCCAACCTGGACTACCCCATCGCCGACGAGGCCTTCCGGGCCGCGGTCGTGCAGGAGGCCGAGCAGGCCCTGGCGCGGGTGGCCGGACGCCCGAGCCTCGCCGTGCTGTGCGGCAACAGCGAGGTCGAGCAGCAGGCCGCGATGTTCGGCGCCGATCCCGCACTGGGCCGCGGCGAGCTGTTCGGCGAGCTGCTGCCGGCGCTGGCCGCCCGGGCCGGGGCCGACGTCCCCTACGTGCCCTCGGCCCCCTGCGGCGGCGCGCTGCCGATGCAGCCGTCGCGCGGCGTGGCCAACTACTTCGGGGTCGGCGGCTACCGCCGGCCCCTGGACGACGCCCGGCGCGCCGGCGTGCGCTTCGCCTCGGAGTGCCTGGCGCTGGCCAACCTCCCCGACGGCCCGGTCGCCGACGGCGAGGGCGTCATGCGCGACGTCGGAGCCCCGTGGGACTTCGCCGACGTCCGCGACCACTACCTCGCGCTCCTGCACGACGTCGATCCCGCCGCGCTGAAGGCCGCCGACCGCGAGCGCTACCTCGCGCTGTCGCGGACGGCCGGCGGCGAGGTCATGGCCGCGGTGATGGGCGAGTGGCGCCGCGCGGCCTCGCCGTGCGCGGGGGCGATCGTGCTGTGGCTGCGCGACCTGGCGCCCGGCGCGGGCTGGGGCCTGCTGGACCACACGGGCGCCCCCAAGGTCGCGCTGGCCCACCTGCGCCGGGTCCTGGCGCCGCGCGCGGTCTGGATCACCGACGAGGGCCTGGGTGGGCTGGACGTCCACGTGGCCAACGACGGCCCGGAGGCCCTGCGCGCCCGGCTGCACGTCGCGCTGCTGGCCGGCGGCGCGCACGTCGTGGCCGAGGCGGAGGCCGACCTGGAGGTCGGGCCCCACGCCGTGGCGTGCCGCAACGCCGAGGGCGTTCTGGGCCGGTTCGCCGACGCCGCCTACGCCTACAGGTTCGGGCCGCCGGCGCACGACGTCGTCGTCGCCACCCTGCGCGACGGCGGGACCGTGCTCGGGCAGGCCTGCCACTTCCCCGCCGGACGGCCGGGGGCACCCGTCGAGGATCTCGGGCTCACCGCGGTCGCCGCGGCCCCGGCGCCGGACGGGACGATCGCGGTGACGCTGTCGGCCGCCCGGCTGGCCTACGGCGTCCGGCTCGCCGCCGCGGGCCTGCTGCCCTCCGACGACGACCTCGTCCTCGTGCCGGGCACGCCGCAGACCGTGGTGCTGACCCCGCGCGGCGGCGTCGCGACGGGCGCGATCACCGTCACCGCGCTCAACGCGGCGGGCGGGACGGCGGCCGTCGCGCCCGCGCACTAG
- a CDS encoding acyl-CoA dehydrogenase family protein: protein MTVADERGLAFLADIRRIADEVAAPHADEVDREARFPAEALDALRETRALSAAVPEHLGGDGVPFALIAQACFELGRRCGSSAMVFAMHQIQVATMVRHLEGAPWFEEYLRELSAGQRLVASVTSEVGTGGDMGRSIAAVTPAGDGRLTFEKQAPTVSYGAYADDLLTTTRASPGSEPGDQVVVLTRKDQTTLEPKGTWDPMGMRGTCSPGYVVRAEFGPEQILAAPFSTVMSQTMVPVSHLLWAHLWLGIATDAFDRARAFVRAAARQKPGEPVPAALRLSHVMSDLSLLRAEVRGALEEFVAADDDRQRLETMAAILRFNNLKIAASEQAPRICQGAMGVCGIVGFKNDTPFSVGRHLRDSMSACLMVANERIHQTNAGLLLIAKDV, encoded by the coding sequence ATGACCGTCGCCGACGAGCGCGGCCTGGCCTTCCTGGCGGACATCCGCCGGATCGCCGATGAGGTTGCCGCCCCGCACGCCGACGAGGTCGACCGCGAGGCGCGCTTCCCGGCCGAGGCCCTCGACGCGCTGCGCGAGACGCGCGCGCTGTCGGCCGCCGTTCCCGAGCACCTGGGCGGCGACGGCGTCCCCTTCGCGCTCATCGCGCAGGCCTGCTTCGAGCTCGGCCGCCGCTGCGGCAGCAGCGCCATGGTCTTCGCCATGCACCAGATCCAGGTCGCCACGATGGTCCGCCACCTCGAGGGCGCACCGTGGTTCGAGGAGTACCTGCGCGAGCTCTCAGCCGGCCAGCGCCTGGTCGCCTCGGTGACCTCCGAGGTCGGCACGGGCGGCGACATGGGCCGCTCCATCGCCGCCGTCACCCCGGCCGGCGACGGCCGCCTCACCTTCGAGAAGCAGGCCCCGACGGTCTCCTACGGCGCCTACGCCGACGACCTGCTGACCACGACGCGGGCGAGCCCCGGCAGCGAGCCCGGCGACCAGGTCGTCGTGCTCACGCGCAAGGACCAGACGACCCTGGAGCCCAAGGGCACCTGGGACCCGATGGGCATGCGCGGCACCTGCTCGCCCGGCTACGTCGTGCGTGCCGAGTTCGGCCCCGAGCAGATCCTCGCCGCGCCGTTCTCGACGGTCATGTCCCAGACGATGGTGCCGGTCTCGCACCTGCTGTGGGCGCACCTGTGGCTGGGGATCGCCACCGACGCCTTCGACCGCGCCCGCGCCTTCGTGCGCGCCGCGGCCCGCCAGAAGCCCGGGGAGCCCGTGCCCGCGGCGCTGCGCCTGTCGCACGTCATGAGCGACCTCTCGCTGCTGCGCGCCGAGGTGCGCGGCGCGCTGGAGGAGTTCGTGGCCGCCGACGACGACCGCCAGCGCCTGGAGACGATGGCCGCGATCCTGCGCTTCAACAACCTCAAGATCGCCGCGTCCGAGCAGGCGCCCCGCATCTGCCAGGGCGCGATGGGCGTGTGCGGCATCGTCGGCTTCAAGAACGACACGCCGTTCAGCGTCGGGCGCCACCTGCGCGACTCGATGTCGGCGTGCCTGATGGTCGCCAACGAGCGCATCCACCAGACCAACGCCGGGCTCCTGCTGATCGCGAAGGACGTCTGA
- a CDS encoding glycosyltransferase family protein: MDADDHLRPLCLLLLPRELEQFILRDQVEDLMQAQQVVAVDPPRIPYGALVRMPPGVGERLADGVAKRLVRALRRNGDRPRVVVIFHPVQILLGHAILRRVPGCELWYGRWDRYEHAYDAGPARRRRLEVLHDAAARMSSLTFVASEELARLEEQEGRRATLVPLSADTFPAPDPAGAVVAVSLGHLGWRTDWTLLREVAQRMPGLVLLLVGAWHDDECRKDPDYAWCRAHPGFVWLGPRTDEEAARLILCADVGIVPFKVEPFNDAGLPYRILKYARLGRRTVAPDLAGVRTWERAVTTAAGADAFAAALAAQAGRRTDPDEALRIWALEQTARAQNGPLWERLWALGLS, encoded by the coding sequence GTGGACGCCGACGACCACCTGCGCCCCCTGTGCCTGCTCCTCCTCCCCCGTGAGCTCGAGCAGTTCATCCTGCGCGACCAGGTCGAGGACCTCATGCAGGCCCAGCAGGTCGTCGCGGTCGACCCGCCGCGCATCCCCTACGGCGCGCTGGTGCGGATGCCGCCCGGCGTCGGCGAGCGGCTGGCCGACGGCGTGGCCAAGCGGCTCGTGCGCGCGCTGCGGCGCAACGGCGACCGGCCGCGCGTCGTCGTCATCTTCCACCCGGTCCAGATCCTGCTCGGCCACGCGATCCTGCGCCGCGTCCCCGGCTGCGAGCTCTGGTACGGGCGCTGGGACCGCTACGAGCACGCCTACGACGCCGGGCCGGCGCGGCGCCGGCGCCTGGAGGTCCTGCACGACGCCGCCGCCCGCATGTCGTCGCTGACGTTCGTGGCCAGCGAGGAGCTCGCCCGCCTCGAGGAGCAGGAGGGCCGCCGCGCGACGCTCGTGCCGCTGTCGGCCGACACGTTCCCGGCCCCGGACCCGGCGGGTGCGGTCGTCGCCGTGTCGCTGGGCCACCTCGGGTGGCGCACGGACTGGACGCTGCTGCGCGAGGTCGCCCAGCGGATGCCCGGCCTCGTCCTGCTGCTCGTCGGCGCCTGGCACGACGACGAGTGCCGCAAGGACCCCGACTACGCCTGGTGCCGCGCGCACCCAGGGTTCGTCTGGCTCGGGCCGCGTACCGACGAGGAGGCCGCCCGGCTCATCCTGTGCGCCGACGTCGGGATCGTGCCCTTCAAGGTCGAGCCGTTCAACGACGCCGGGCTGCCCTACCGGATCCTGAAGTACGCGCGCCTGGGCCGGCGCACCGTCGCGCCGGACCTGGCCGGCGTGCGCACGTGGGAGCGGGCCGTGACGACCGCCGCCGGCGCGGACGCGTTCGCCGCCGCGCTGGCCGCGCAGGCCGGGCGGCGCACCGACCCCGACGAGGCCCTGCGCATCTGGGCGCTGGAGCAGACCGCCCGCGCCCAGAACGGGCCGCTGTGGGAGCGGCTGTGGGCCCTGGGCCTGTCATGA
- a CDS encoding glycosyltransferase family 4 protein, whose product MRVHLVDPSAFTPPYDRALAAALAAVGVDVTLVTSRFAYGEVAPARGYAVDERFYRAAVGAPGSRLRLAAKLAGHVPGMLGYARAARAADVVHFQWLTVQPLDVHLLPRGRPVVLTAHDVLPREPRRGQLAAQRRLYGRVDHVVVHSAHGRDRLTGELGLDPARVTVIPHGAFTDLAALPARLPPELAAAPPDVPVVALTGLLRPYKGLDVLLEAWQGMGGAELWIVGLPRMPLPVRLPPGVRLVGRFVADAELAGVLRRADLVVLPYREIDQSGVLYAALGLGRPLLLSAVGGFPEVAAAGAAELVEPGDPAALHAALRALLDDPARRAGLAAGAAHAAATTFSWPEAARRHRALYGMLTGS is encoded by the coding sequence GTGCGCGTCCACCTCGTCGATCCCTCCGCGTTCACGCCGCCCTACGACCGCGCGCTGGCGGCGGCGCTGGCCGCCGTGGGCGTCGACGTCACCCTGGTGACCAGCCGCTTCGCCTACGGGGAGGTCGCGCCGGCGCGCGGTTACGCGGTCGACGAGCGCTTCTACCGCGCCGCGGTCGGCGCGCCGGGCTCGCGGTTGCGCCTGGCGGCCAAGCTGGCCGGCCACGTGCCGGGCATGCTCGGCTACGCGCGCGCGGCCCGCGCCGCCGACGTGGTGCACTTCCAGTGGCTCACCGTCCAGCCGCTGGACGTGCACCTGCTCCCGCGCGGGCGGCCCGTCGTGCTCACCGCGCACGACGTCCTGCCGCGCGAGCCGCGCCGCGGCCAGCTCGCCGCCCAGCGGCGGCTCTACGGGCGCGTCGACCACGTCGTCGTGCACTCCGCCCACGGCCGCGACCGCCTGACGGGCGAGCTCGGGCTCGATCCGGCGCGCGTCACCGTCATCCCGCACGGCGCGTTCACCGATCTGGCCGCGCTGCCCGCGCGGCTGCCGCCCGAGCTGGCCGCCGCACCGCCCGACGTGCCGGTCGTGGCGCTCACGGGCCTCCTGCGTCCCTACAAGGGCCTCGACGTCCTCCTGGAGGCCTGGCAGGGCATGGGGGGTGCCGAGCTGTGGATCGTCGGCCTGCCGCGCATGCCGCTGCCCGTGCGCCTGCCCCCCGGCGTGCGGCTGGTCGGGCGCTTCGTGGCCGACGCCGAGCTGGCCGGCGTGCTGCGCCGCGCCGACCTCGTCGTGCTCCCCTACCGCGAGATCGACCAGTCGGGCGTGCTCTACGCCGCCCTGGGTCTCGGACGCCCGCTGCTGCTCAGCGCGGTGGGGGGCTTCCCGGAGGTCGCCGCCGCGGGGGCCGCCGAGCTCGTGGAGCCCGGCGACCCCGCCGCCCTGCACGCCGCGCTGCGCGCGCTGCTGGACGACCCGGCCCGCCGCGCCGGCCTGGCCGCGGGCGCGGCGCACGCCGCCGCCACGACGTTCTCCTGGCCGGAGGCGGCCCGGCGCCACCGCGCCCTGTACGGCATGCTGACCGGCTCGTGA
- a CDS encoding amino acid--[acyl-carrier-protein] ligase, translating into MAGYREATPDQAQYLDELVEAGLLIPSGVPGVYGRGTTFEDIRTRFDDHVSRAAAFEGAESLRFPPVLPRRQLEASGYLKSFPHLTGVVYAFEGSEIQAQEQARLACDHEDWSEHQHMSDLVLMPAVCYPVYPAIARRGPLPAGGVIIDPGASYAFRREPSGDPARLQMFHMRELVRIAEPDTVQAWRDGWRDRALELLRGLGLDARFDVASDPFFGRSGRMMAASQREQELKFEILAPIAGPEPTAIASFNYHQEHFGALHGITTATGETAHTACLGFGQERIVLALLKTHGLDPAGWPAEVRDALWRA; encoded by the coding sequence GTGGCCGGCTATCGCGAGGCCACGCCCGACCAGGCGCAGTACCTCGACGAGCTCGTCGAGGCGGGCCTGCTGATCCCCAGCGGCGTGCCGGGCGTCTACGGACGCGGCACGACGTTCGAGGACATCCGCACGCGCTTCGACGACCACGTCTCGCGGGCCGCCGCGTTCGAGGGCGCGGAGTCCCTGCGCTTCCCGCCCGTGCTGCCGCGCCGCCAGCTCGAGGCCTCGGGCTACCTCAAGAGCTTCCCGCACCTGACCGGCGTGGTGTACGCGTTCGAGGGCAGCGAGATCCAGGCCCAGGAGCAGGCGCGCCTGGCCTGCGACCACGAGGACTGGTCCGAGCACCAGCACATGAGCGACCTCGTGCTCATGCCCGCGGTCTGCTACCCCGTCTACCCCGCGATCGCCCGCCGCGGCCCGCTGCCGGCCGGCGGCGTGATCATCGACCCGGGCGCCTCCTACGCGTTCCGCCGCGAGCCGTCGGGCGACCCCGCCCGCCTGCAGATGTTCCACATGCGCGAGCTCGTCCGCATCGCCGAGCCCGACACCGTCCAGGCCTGGCGCGACGGCTGGCGCGATCGCGCGCTCGAGCTCCTGCGCGGCCTGGGCCTCGACGCGCGCTTCGACGTCGCCAGCGACCCGTTCTTCGGGCGCAGCGGCCGCATGATGGCCGCCAGCCAGCGCGAGCAGGAGCTCAAGTTCGAGATCCTGGCCCCGATCGCCGGCCCGGAGCCGACCGCGATCGCGTCGTTCAACTATCACCAAGAGCACTTCGGGGCGCTGCACGGCATCACGACCGCGACCGGTGAGACGGCGCACACCGCGTGCCTGGGCTTCGGCCAGGAGCGGATCGTGCTGGCGCTCCTGAAGACCCACGGGCTCGACCCCGCCGGCTGGCCCGCCGAGGTGCGCGACGCGCTGTGGCGGGCCTGA
- the acpS gene encoding holo-ACP synthase, with product MGIRVGIDLVRVSEVRDALAAHGERYLRRVYTDAEVADAHRRGTPDPLRLAARFAAKEAAMKVLRVGDTALNLRTIEVVRDPGGFVELALHDDAAALARDAGITDLAVSLTHEEEYASAVVVAQL from the coding sequence ATGGGGATCCGCGTCGGCATCGACCTCGTCCGCGTCAGCGAGGTGCGCGATGCGCTCGCGGCGCACGGCGAGCGCTACCTGCGGCGCGTCTACACCGACGCCGAGGTCGCCGACGCCCACCGGCGCGGCACGCCGGACCCCCTGCGCCTGGCGGCGCGGTTCGCCGCCAAGGAGGCCGCGATGAAGGTGCTGCGCGTCGGCGACACGGCGCTCAACCTGCGCACGATCGAGGTGGTGCGCGACCCCGGGGGCTTCGTGGAGCTGGCCCTGCACGACGACGCCGCGGCCCTGGCGCGCGACGCCGGCATCACCGACCTGGCGGTCAGCCTCACCCACGAGGAGGAGTACGCGTCGGCCGTGGTCGTGGCCCAGCTCTGA
- a CDS encoding glycosyltransferase, with the protein MGVEVSFCVVNTDQRELLVRCLDAIARERDALPFETEVLVLDNASTDGSAGAARHHPTTTEVVVLEQRRGKGENDSHLLQRARGRYCLLLNEDSELRPGATAALRDALLEHPRAAAAGARLLRPDGRVQPSAWRFPTPATAAIGALFLHRHFTVQSRGRGTRVVDWAQSAALMVRRQAARDIGWFDPQFFVYSDEVDFCKRLADAGWATLWVPGAEAVHHEQLSTGAVPERRIVELSRNRDRYMRKHHSLGAALVVRVLTAWAYVVRAAAAMVMPGHDPRRYWCHVTATLRPGRGEGLREAAHEFNRGGPTL; encoded by the coding sequence GTGGGCGTCGAGGTCTCCTTCTGCGTGGTGAACACCGACCAGCGCGAGCTGCTGGTCCGGTGCCTGGACGCCATCGCGCGCGAGCGCGATGCGCTGCCGTTCGAGACCGAGGTGCTCGTCCTGGACAACGCCTCCACCGACGGCTCGGCCGGCGCCGCGCGCCACCATCCGACCACGACCGAGGTCGTCGTGCTCGAGCAGCGCCGCGGCAAGGGCGAGAACGACAGCCACCTGCTCCAGCGGGCGCGCGGCCGCTACTGCCTGCTGCTCAACGAGGACTCCGAGCTGCGTCCGGGCGCGACCGCCGCGCTGCGCGACGCGCTGCTCGAGCATCCGCGGGCCGCCGCGGCCGGGGCCCGGCTCCTGCGCCCCGACGGCCGCGTGCAGCCGTCGGCCTGGCGGTTCCCGACGCCGGCGACCGCCGCGATCGGCGCGCTGTTCCTGCACCGGCACTTCACCGTGCAGAGCCGCGGCCGCGGCACACGCGTCGTGGACTGGGCGCAGTCGGCCGCGCTCATGGTGCGCCGCCAGGCCGCGCGCGACATCGGGTGGTTCGACCCGCAGTTCTTCGTGTACTCCGACGAGGTCGACTTCTGCAAGCGCCTGGCCGACGCGGGCTGGGCGACGCTGTGGGTTCCCGGCGCCGAGGCCGTCCACCACGAGCAGCTCTCCACGGGCGCGGTGCCCGAGCGGCGCATCGTCGAGCTCTCGCGCAACCGCGACCGCTACATGCGCAAGCACCACTCGCTCGGCGCGGCGCTCGTCGTGCGGGTCCTGACGGCCTGGGCGTATGTCGTGCGCGCCGCCGCCGCAATGGTCATGCCGGGCCACGACCCGCGCCGCTACTGGTGCCACGTCACCGCGACGCTGCGCCCGGGCCGCGGCGAGGGGCTGCGCGAGGCGGCGCACGAGTTCAACCGCGGTGGGCCGACGTTGTAG
- a CDS encoding lipopolysaccharide biosynthesis protein, which produces MAGLLRRLLASTAAYQAPSILSSVLALVTIRLYTGHLTTTDYGYAENLLTAIIFTSILLRFGIGEAFVRFWFDDDDHGRRVGLARTTTAWAFWAATAVALVGLALAGPLSRLILDVDDATLMACGLLGLWAFTNLEVAYALLRVEERRRDYVVAGLANVMLTVVLTVVLVVVLDGGARGYVLGNYGASAVVLVGLWIRQRDRVSFRPPRALAPLLRFGGPTVPADAAAFGLNVVDRTYLLHADSAAAAGRYAFAAKLSTVVIVAVRGFQAAWPPLAYSVTDEAQAARLYARVTTAYVVVTGLVVVGATLTGRWVVRALAAQASYYPASQALPWVALGWALYGLVLVLVTVAGRAKVTTRNFPATAAGLIVNVVLLVVLVGPLGIAGAGIALCGAYVVIIVVLHLLTRRLFVVGFERRRLVSAVVVMGAVAAGGDLLLPTHGAAGLAERLALLAVTPLLLLAARVVTLGELRALAALRRAAPAGL; this is translated from the coding sequence ATGGCCGGCCTCCTCCGCCGACTGCTCGCCAGCACCGCGGCCTACCAGGCCCCCAGCATCCTCTCCAGCGTCCTGGCGCTGGTGACGATCCGGCTGTACACGGGCCACCTGACCACGACGGACTACGGCTACGCCGAGAACCTGCTCACGGCGATCATCTTCACGAGCATCCTGCTGCGCTTCGGGATCGGCGAGGCGTTCGTGCGCTTCTGGTTCGACGACGACGACCACGGGCGCCGCGTCGGTCTCGCGCGCACGACGACGGCGTGGGCGTTCTGGGCGGCGACGGCCGTGGCGCTCGTGGGCCTGGCCCTGGCCGGGCCGCTGTCGCGGCTGATCCTCGACGTCGACGACGCCACGCTCATGGCCTGCGGGCTGCTCGGCCTGTGGGCGTTCACCAACCTCGAGGTGGCCTACGCGCTGCTGCGGGTCGAGGAGCGCCGGCGCGACTACGTCGTGGCCGGGCTGGCCAACGTCATGCTGACCGTCGTGCTGACGGTGGTGCTCGTCGTCGTGCTCGACGGCGGTGCGCGCGGCTACGTCCTGGGCAACTACGGCGCGTCGGCCGTCGTGCTCGTGGGCCTGTGGATCCGCCAGCGCGACCGCGTGTCGTTCCGGCCGCCGCGGGCCCTGGCGCCGCTGCTGCGCTTCGGCGGCCCGACCGTGCCGGCCGACGCGGCGGCCTTCGGCCTCAACGTCGTCGACCGGACCTACCTGCTGCACGCCGACTCCGCCGCGGCCGCCGGACGCTACGCGTTCGCCGCCAAGCTCTCGACCGTGGTCATCGTCGCGGTGCGCGGGTTCCAGGCCGCGTGGCCGCCGCTGGCCTACTCCGTCACCGACGAGGCCCAGGCCGCGCGCCTGTACGCGCGCGTCACGACGGCCTATGTCGTCGTCACCGGCCTCGTCGTCGTCGGGGCGACGCTCACCGGCCGCTGGGTCGTGCGTGCGCTGGCCGCCCAGGCGTCCTACTACCCGGCCTCGCAGGCGCTGCCGTGGGTCGCCCTGGGGTGGGCGCTGTACGGCCTGGTGCTCGTGCTCGTCACCGTGGCCGGGCGGGCGAAGGTCACGACGCGCAACTTCCCCGCGACGGCGGCGGGCCTGATCGTCAACGTCGTGCTGCTCGTCGTGCTCGTCGGGCCGCTGGGCATCGCGGGCGCGGGCATCGCGCTGTGCGGGGCCTACGTGGTGATCATCGTCGTCCTGCACCTGCTGACCCGCCGCCTGTTCGTCGTCGGCTTCGAGCGCCGGCGGCTGGTCAGCGCGGTCGTGGTCATGGGGGCGGTGGCCGCCGGCGGCGACCTCCTGCTCCCGACCCACGGGGCGGCGGGCCTGGCCGAGCGCCTCGCGCTGCTGGCCGTCACCCCGCTGCTGCTGCTCGCCGCGCGCGTGGTCACCCTGGGGGAGCTGCGGGCGCTGGCGGCGCTGCGGCGCGCGGCGCCGGCGGGGCTGTAG
- a CDS encoding acyl carrier protein produces MSAAVREILKEHGRLAVDLDSLADDASLYEAGMTSHASVNVMLALEDAFDIEFPDEMLKRSVFESVASITDALQALDAQAA; encoded by the coding sequence ATGTCTGCCGCAGTCCGAGAGATCCTGAAGGAGCACGGCCGGCTGGCCGTGGACCTCGACAGCCTGGCCGACGATGCGAGCCTCTACGAGGCCGGCATGACGTCGCACGCCAGCGTGAACGTGATGCTCGCGCTGGAGGACGCCTTCGACATCGAGTTCCCCGACGAGATGCTCAAGCGCAGCGTCTTCGAGAGCGTCGCCAGCATCACCGACGCCCTGCAGGCGCTCGACGCGCAGGCCGCATGA
- a CDS encoding DUF1839 family protein — protein sequence MAGLIALLGADPATHRPHPVHVAGDRTYVETNCYADVLIELLHAHGDEPLAALGSLVRMDFEGDQWTFFKPAPADLERLFGIDIHEMQPYRPLPGQIAGQLAAGRTILVELDAWHLPDTAATSYHREHVKTSVAVEAIDAEAEVLRYFHNAGLHELSGADYRGVFRLDGPADPAILPPYTEIVRFDAGPRLEGDALRARARELLAGHLALRPATNPFERFGAALAADLPALLAGAPEDYHAYAFATVRMVGSGFELIGAQADWLLGPEGAPVADAAARIVAATKLLSLKLARRRAFDPGPVIAELADAWEQATGGLHAALA from the coding sequence GTGGCGGGCCTGATCGCCCTCCTGGGCGCCGATCCGGCGACCCACCGCCCGCACCCGGTCCACGTCGCGGGCGACCGCACCTACGTCGAGACCAACTGCTACGCCGACGTGCTCATCGAGCTGCTCCACGCCCACGGCGACGAGCCGCTCGCCGCGCTGGGCTCGCTCGTGCGGATGGACTTCGAGGGCGACCAGTGGACGTTCTTCAAGCCGGCGCCCGCCGACCTCGAGCGGCTGTTCGGCATCGATATCCACGAGATGCAGCCCTACCGGCCCCTGCCCGGCCAGATCGCCGGCCAGCTCGCGGCGGGCCGCACGATCCTCGTCGAGCTCGACGCCTGGCACCTGCCCGACACCGCGGCGACGAGCTACCACCGCGAGCACGTCAAGACGTCGGTGGCCGTCGAGGCCATCGACGCCGAGGCCGAGGTCCTGCGCTACTTCCACAATGCCGGGCTGCACGAGCTGTCGGGCGCCGACTACCGCGGCGTGTTCCGCCTCGACGGCCCGGCCGACCCGGCGATCCTGCCGCCCTACACCGAGATCGTGCGCTTCGACGCCGGCCCGCGCCTGGAGGGCGACGCGCTGCGCGCGCGGGCCCGCGAGCTGCTGGCCGGCCACCTGGCGCTGCGCCCGGCGACCAACCCGTTCGAGCGCTTCGGCGCCGCCCTGGCCGCCGACCTGCCCGCGCTGCTGGCCGGCGCGCCCGAGGACTACCACGCCTACGCGTTCGCGACGGTGCGGATGGTCGGCTCGGGCTTCGAGCTCATCGGCGCCCAGGCCGACTGGCTGCTCGGGCCGGAGGGGGCGCCGGTCGCCGACGCCGCCGCGCGGATCGTCGCCGCGACGAAGCTGCTGTCGCTCAAGCTCGCCCGCCGGCGGGCGTTCGACCCGGGGCCGGTCATCGCCGAGCTGGCCGACGCGTGGGAGCAGGCCACCGGCGGCCTCCATGCCGCGCTGGCCTGA